A region of the Caballeronia sp. TF1N1 genome:
ATGGCAAGAAGGTCGAGATCTACTACGACACCAAGACGCTGGCTGTCGTGAAATCGGAAGTCGAATAAGCGCGCTTCGTCATGTCTGCCAAGACCGGCCCTCGCGTGAAGGTCTGGGATCTTTGGGTCCGGCTCACACACTGGATCGTGGCGGGCGTCGTTTCATGGAATCTTTTTGGGCCAACAGACCAGACGCATCGAGTGCTTGGCTATATCGCGGCGGGGTTGGTGCTGGCGCGTATCGTGTGGGGTTTCGTCGGTTCGCGGCATGCGCGCTTTGCCGCCTGGTGGCCGGGCGCCGCGCAGCTTCGTACCTATCTCCGTTCGCTTGCAGCGGGCAAGCCCCTACATCATGTCTCGCATAATCCATTGGGCGCGTTGATGGCCGTTGCGTTGTGGTTCCTGGTACTGGCGCTCGCGGTATCCGGCTGGATCATGCGGCTCGATGCCTTCTGGGGCGAAGACTGGCCACAAGAGATCCACACATGGCTGTCTTATCTGATCGAAATATGCGTGTGCGTGCATGTCGTCGCGGCGGTGTCGATGAGCTTGTGGACACGAGAGAATTTAATCGGCGGGATGGTGACGGGACTCAAGCGCGTTAAACAGCACGATGAAAGCGATCGAGCAACTGATGCCTAAGCGCGTCAGATTCAGCTAATCGGCAAATGACTGATAGATCGCTTGAGATTTAGGCAGCAACAAGCGGTGACGTCGGCGCACGAGCCGATTCTTTTAAGCATTAAACACTATCAGCAGCCTGCATTCGCTTTGGATAATTGAGTTAATCGCCCATTC
Encoded here:
- a CDS encoding cytochrome b/b6 domain-containing protein, whose product is MSAKTGPRVKVWDLWVRLTHWIVAGVVSWNLFGPTDQTHRVLGYIAAGLVLARIVWGFVGSRHARFAAWWPGAAQLRTYLRSLAAGKPLHHVSHNPLGALMAVALWFLVLALAVSGWIMRLDAFWGEDWPQEIHTWLSYLIEICVCVHVVAAVSMSLWTRENLIGGMVTGLKRVKQHDESDRATDA